Sequence from the Curtobacterium sp. MCLR17_007 genome:
CCGATCATCGAACGCGGCAGGTCCTCGACCACGACGACCCGACGCGGCACCTTGTACGCAGCCAGGTGCTCCCGCGCGTAGGCCCGCAGGGCATCGGGGTCGAACGACGACGGGTCGACCGGCACGACGGCGGCGACGACCTGCTCGTTGCCACCCTGGGTGATGCCGACGACGGCGACCTCACGCACGCTCGGGTGCTTCACCAGCGCATCCTCGACCTCGGTCGGCGAGACGTTGAACCCGCCGGTGATGATCAGCTCCTTGAGCCGGTCGACGATCCGCACGAACCCGTCGTCGTCGATCTCCACGATGTCGCCGGTGCGGAACCAGCCGTCGGCGGTGAACACCTCGTCGGTCGCCTCGGCCTTGCCCCAGTAGCCGCTGAAGACCTGCGGGCCACGCACCTGCAGCTCACCGGGCTGCCCGGTGCCGAGGACCTGCGTGGCGTCGTCGGGATCGGCCACGCGGACCTCGGTCGACGGCAGCGGGAGGCCGATCGAGCCCATGCGACGAGCGTCGGACACCGGGTTCGCCATGAGCACGGGCGAGCACTCGGACAGGCCGTAGCCCTCGACGAGGTACCCGCCGGTCCGCTCCTCCCACGGCTCGACGACGTCCGCCGACAGGGCCATCGCGCCGGAGATGCCGATCTCGATCCCGTGGAGCGAGACCTTCGCCGCGTCGGCAGCGTGCTGCAACCGCGCGTAGATCGGGGGGACCGCGGGCAGGAAGGTCGGGGGGTTCCGCTTGATCGCGGTCAGGACCAGCGCGGGGTCGAACGCCGGGAACAGCACCAGGCGGGACGCCATGCTCATCGCGAAGGTCAGGCAGAGCGTCAGCCCGTAGGCGTGGAACATCGGCAGGATCGCGTAGACCACGCTGCCGTCGCCCGGCTGGATCTGCGGCACCCACGAGCGTGCCTGCGCGGCGTTCGCGATGAGGTTGCCGTGCGACAGCACCGCGCCCTTCGGCGTGCCGGTCGTGCCGGACGTGTACTGGATGAGCGCCGTGTCGGACGTGCCGGGTCGCGGGTGCTTCCGCGGCAACCGCCGCGAGGACACCAGGTCGTCCCACGTCGTCGTGCCACGGACCGTCGTCGTCAGCTTGGCGCGCGACTCGCGGGCCTTCGCCACCGGAAGCGCGAGCGCCAGCCGGGTCGAGCGCGGCATCGCCCTCGTCAGGTCCACTGACACGATCGCGTCGAGACGGACGTCGGCAGGGAAGTCCTGCAGGGTCGCGACGGACTTGTCCCACGCGATCGCCACGCGGGCGCCGTGGTCCTCGAACTGGTGCCGGAGCTCACGCGGTGTGTAGAGCGGGTTGTGCTCGACGACCACCGCGCCGAGTCGCAGGGCCGCGTAGAAGGCCACGACGTGTTGCGGGCAGTTCGGCAGCACGAGGGCCACGCGGTCACCCGCGACGACGCCGAGCTTGCGCAGGCCGTTCGCCGCCCGGGCGATCTGGTCCTCGAGTTCGGCGTACGTCGTGGTGCGCTTGAAGAACTCGAGGGCGACCTTCTTCGGGAACCGCTTCGCGGACTGCTCGACGAGGTCGACGAGCGACCCGGAGGGCTCCTCGATGTCGTGCGGCACTCCCGGTGCGTAGGAGGCAAGCCAGGGACGGGGCGTGTCGATGCTCACCCGCCCAACCTAGCGGGACGTGCCCGGGGGAATGTCAGGAGCACGACGGACGATGGCGGCATGTCCTTCGTCACCGACGCCTTCCGCTCCCGGCTCAACACGACCTTCACCGGGAGCTCCACGGAGCGGCCGGCGTGGGTCGACGAGCTCGAACAGGGCACCGACGCGGGGTTCTTCGGCCCCGGTTCGGCGACCTGGTCGGTGCACGGGGGCAAGCAGACCATCGTGGCCGGGGTCCGCGCGCTCCTGGTCCAGGCGATGCACCCGGGCGCGCTCGCCGGCGTCGCCGACCACTCCCGCTACCGCGAGGACCCCTTCGGCCGCCTGGCCGGCACCATCCGCTGGATCTACACGGTCTCCCACGGCGACACCGCGACCGCGACCGGGGCCAGCCAGTGGGTGCTGCGCCTGCACGAGAAGGTCCGTGGCCAGTACGTCGACGGACACGGCGTGACGCGGGACTACACCGCCAACGACCCCGACCTGGCCCGCTGGGTGCACCTGGCCTTCACCGATGCGTTCCTCCGTGCCGCCGAGCAGTGGGGCGACCCCATCCCGGGCGGGGCCGATGCGTACGTGCGCGAATGGGCGACGGCCGGACGTCTGATGCGCGTCGAGGACCCGCCCGAGTCCGAGGCCGAACTCCGCGCGCAGATGAACGGGTACCTCGACCGCGGCGAACTCGCCGTCACCGCCCGCACCCGCGAGGTCATCCGCTTCATCAAGAACCCGCCCCTGGCCCGGATGCTCCGGCCGGGCTACCAGGCGCTGTTCCAGGGCGCGGCCTCGACCCTCGATCCGCGTCACCGGTCGATGCTCGGGCTGCGGGCACCGGGGATCGGACCGGTCGAACTCCCCGTCGGACGCGCGACGGGCCTGGTGCTCGACGGCATCGGCGCGGTGCTCGGCAACCAGACGGGCACCGAGCGCGCAGCGCTCGCCCGCATCGCCCGGTTGGAGCGCGAGGGCGCCGCACCCGCGGCCTGAGTCCGCACCCCAGACCAGACGGGAGGCCCGGTGCCAGCTGGCACCGGGCCTCCCGTCGGTTCTGTGGGTGCGTCAGAAACCGGACGGCACCCGGGGCGTGTACGCGGACTCGAGTCGCGTCACCTCGTCGTCGGTGAGCGTGATCGCCGAGGCGGCCACCGCGTCGTCGATGTGGTGCTCCTTGGTCGCACCGATGATCGGCGCCGTGACGGCGGACTTGCCGGCGACCCAGGCCAGCGCGACCTGGGCCATGCTCACGCCGCGGTCCTCGGCGATCTGCTGCACCTCGCCCACGATGGTGCGGTTGGCGTCCTCGTCCTGGCGGTACAGGGTCTTGCCGAACTCGTCGGTGTCCGACCGCGAGCCGGAGCCGGCCGAGTCCCACGGGCGGGTGACCTTGCCGCGGGCGAGCGGGCTCCACGGGATGACCCCGACGCCGCTCTGCTCGCAGAACGGGTGCATCTCGCGCTCTTCCTCGCGCTCGAGCAGGTTGTACTGGTCCTGCATGCTCACGAACTTCGTCCAGTCGTGCAACTCGGCGGTGTGCTGCATCTCGGCGAACTGCCACGCCCACATGCTGCTCGCGCCGATGTACCGCGCCTTGCCGGACTTGACGACGTCGTGCAGGGCCTCCATCGTCTCGGCGATCGGCGTCTGCGGGTCGAAGCGGTGGATCTGGTACAGGTCGACGTAGTCGGTCCCGAGGCGCTGCAGCGACGCGTCGATCTCGTGCATGATCGCCACGCGGGACAGCCCGGCGCCGTTCCGGCCGGGGCGCATCCGGTTGAAGACCTTCGTGAAGACCTGCACGTCCTCGCGGGGGCCGAGTTCACGCAGCAGTGTGCCGGTGATCTCCTCACTGCTGCCCGCGGAGTACACGTTCGCGGTGTCGAACGCGGTGATGCCGGCGTCGAACGCCCGTCGGACGAAGGGCCGTGCCTGGTCGATACCGACGCTCCACGCGTGCGAGCCGCGGTCCGGGTCGCCGTAGGACATCATCCCGAGGACGACGCTGCTGATCTCGAGGCCGGTGCCGCCGAGGCGGACTGTCTGGATGTCGGTCATGCCGCCACTCTGGCATCGCGGCCTGTGACGGCCAGCAGGCGGACCTGGAGCGGGGCGTCGTCGGGGACCTCGACCGGTGCCGCGTAGAGCCCGGTGGATGCGAGGGACTCCATCTGCGGCTCGAAGTGCTGCCACACCGCCTGCACGAGCTCGTCGGGCAGCGAGTCGTCCGTACCCGTGGCCCGCGCGAGGTCCCACGTGTGGATGGTGATGTCGCTCGTCTGCTCGGCGAGGTACTCGCCCGCCGTCACCACGTCGGTCTCGAGGTGCACAGGGGCGTCCTTCGGGGCGCGACGCCAGGCCTCGGTGGCGGCGCTCGCGAAGCGGTCCCAGGCGAGGACGAGGTCGTCACCGACGGGCTCGAGGTCGTCGTCGTGCTGGTCGTGCTGGTCGCGCTGGTCTGTTTGGTCGCGCCGGTCTGTGTGGTCTGTCTCGTCGTGCTGTGTCGGGCTGCTGTCTGCCGGGTTGGCGTGGTCGTGGTCGTGGTCGGCCGGGTCGTGGCCGGCTCCGGTCAGCAGCCGGGGGATCCACCGCTGTTCGTCGATGACGTG
This genomic interval carries:
- a CDS encoding long-chain-fatty-acid--CoA ligase, translating into MSIDTPRPWLASYAPGVPHDIEEPSGSLVDLVEQSAKRFPKKVALEFFKRTTTYAELEDQIARAANGLRKLGVVAGDRVALVLPNCPQHVVAFYAALRLGAVVVEHNPLYTPRELRHQFEDHGARVAIAWDKSVATLQDFPADVRLDAIVSVDLTRAMPRSTRLALALPVAKARESRAKLTTTVRGTTTWDDLVSSRRLPRKHPRPGTSDTALIQYTSGTTGTPKGAVLSHGNLIANAAQARSWVPQIQPGDGSVVYAILPMFHAYGLTLCLTFAMSMASRLVLFPAFDPALVLTAIKRNPPTFLPAVPPIYARLQHAADAAKVSLHGIEIGISGAMALSADVVEPWEERTGGYLVEGYGLSECSPVLMANPVSDARRMGSIGLPLPSTEVRVADPDDATQVLGTGQPGELQVRGPQVFSGYWGKAEATDEVFTADGWFRTGDIVEIDDDGFVRIVDRLKELIITGGFNVSPTEVEDALVKHPSVREVAVVGITQGGNEQVVAAVVPVDPSSFDPDALRAYAREHLAAYKVPRRVVVVEDLPRSMIGKVLRRKVRVGILG
- a CDS encoding oxygenase MpaB family protein; translation: MSFVTDAFRSRLNTTFTGSSTERPAWVDELEQGTDAGFFGPGSATWSVHGGKQTIVAGVRALLVQAMHPGALAGVADHSRYREDPFGRLAGTIRWIYTVSHGDTATATGASQWVLRLHEKVRGQYVDGHGVTRDYTANDPDLARWVHLAFTDAFLRAAEQWGDPIPGGADAYVREWATAGRLMRVEDPPESEAELRAQMNGYLDRGELAVTARTREVIRFIKNPPLARMLRPGYQALFQGAASTLDPRHRSMLGLRAPGIGPVELPVGRATGLVLDGIGAVLGNQTGTERAALARIARLEREGAAPAA
- a CDS encoding aldo/keto reductase, whose amino-acid sequence is MQTVRLGGTGLEISSVVLGMMSYGDPDRGSHAWSVGIDQARPFVRRAFDAGITAFDTANVYSAGSSEEITGTLLRELGPREDVQVFTKVFNRMRPGRNGAGLSRVAIMHEIDASLQRLGTDYVDLYQIHRFDPQTPIAETMEALHDVVKSGKARYIGASSMWAWQFAEMQHTAELHDWTKFVSMQDQYNLLEREEEREMHPFCEQSGVGVIPWSPLARGKVTRPWDSAGSGSRSDTDEFGKTLYRQDEDANRTIVGEVQQIAEDRGVSMAQVALAWVAGKSAVTAPIIGATKEHHIDDAVAASAITLTDDEVTRLESAYTPRVPSGF
- a CDS encoding maleylpyruvate isomerase N-terminal domain-containing protein; translated protein: MATDWIALQALAAAEFGRRVAAVTDWDAATPDSEWTTRDLVAHVIDEQRWIPRLLTGAGHDPADHDHDHANPADSSPTQHDETDHTDRRDQTDQRDQHDQHDDDLEPVGDDLVLAWDRFASAATEAWRRAPKDAPVHLETDVVTAGEYLAEQTSDITIHTWDLARATGTDDSLPDELVQAVWQHFEPQMESLASTGLYAAPVEVPDDAPLQVRLLAVTGRDARVAA